Sequence from the Qipengyuania gaetbuli genome:
TCGTCATCCCCACCGGCCACCGCGAGGATGCCGAAGACATGTTCGACGAGCGCGGCTCGTGCGGCTTTTCCTTTGGTAACGGTTGCTCAGGCGGCAGTGGCGAACCGAACCTGTTCGGTGCGCCCGCCGCCCGCAAGAAACTCCAGACTCCGACGGAGGTATTCTGATGAAATCGCTCCATTTGCTTTCTCTGCTGCTGCAATATCCTTCGCTGGACTTGCAGGCAGTGTCAGGCGAAATCCGTCAGCGGCTCAATGATGACCGCTCACTTCAGGCCAAATCCGTAGAGGCACTGAATCCGCTCCTGACCCGGCTTGCCACGAGTGACATTTATGATGTGCAAGAGGCCTATGTCGAACTGTTCGATCGTGGGCGGGCGCACAGCTTGCATCTGTTCGAGCATGTTCACGGCGAAAGTCGCGATCGCGGCCAGGCTATGGTCGACTTGCGTGAGCGGTATCTCGCCGCAGGGCTGGAGCCGACCGGCAATGAACTGCCCGATTACTTGCCACTGTTTCTCGACTATTGTTCGACCCTGCCTGATGAGGCCGCGCGTGACACGCTGGCCGAACCGGGGGTGGTACTAGTCGCCTTGGCCGCGCGGCTGGCAGAGAAGGGGTCCGACTATGCTCCGCTGTTCGCCCTGCTGTGCGACATTGCCGGGGTCGAGATGGACGAAGAGGCGAAGAACGCGCTTCCTCCGGCGGAAGATCCGGAGAGCCTGGAAGAACTAGATGCGCAATGGGAAGAAGAGGAAATCCGCTTCGGGGCTGAAGCGGTCCCCGATCCCAATGCGGCTTGTCCGAAGGTCGGCGAGATGCTCGATCGCATGCGAGAAACCCCAGCAATCCAATCCTCGGCAAGGAGCTGAGCCATGGAAGACTTCATCCACCACCTGCTTTATGGGATTTATCCCTATATCGCGCTCGCCATACTCGCGATCGGCTCGATCATACGCTTCGACCGGGAGCCCTATACATGGCGTTCCGGTTCCAGCCAGCTGCTGCGTCGCAAGCAGCTCATGGTTGGATCGGTCCTGTTCCATGTCGGGGTGCTATTCATCTTTGTTGGCCACCTGGTTGGCCTGCTGACCCCGATCGCGCTGTTCGATGCTCTGGGTATCAGCCACGGAGCCAAGCAGTTGCTGGCGATCGTCGCTGGCGGAATAGCCGGCGTCGCAGCGATCATTGGCGCCACATTGCTAATCCATCGTCGCTTCTTCGATCCCCGCGTCCGCGCTGCCTCGAATTTCAGCGACAACATGATCATCCTGATCCTTTGGGTGCAACTGGCACTGGGTCTAGCGACCATCCCTCTTTCCGCCGGTCATCTCGACGGGCATGAAATGGTCAAGTTCATGAATTGGGCGCAGGGCATCTTCACCTTCCAGGGCGATGCGGCGAGTTATATTGCGGATGTCCATATCATCTTCAAATTGCACCTGTTCCTGGGCCTGACAATCTTCGTGCTGTTTCCGTTCACCCGCTTGGTGCACATGCTATCGGCTCCGGTACGTTATCTGTGGCGTGGCGGCTATCAAGTCGTGCGTTCGCGCAAGAGCCTGAGCCATGGCTGACTTCTTGGAGCATCCCAAAGTGGTTGTCGGCGGGGTCGAGATTCCCGCTGCCGCTATCGCCGCCGAGGTACAGAACCATCCGGCCCCCGACGCAGAGGAAGCCTGGCAGGAAGCGGCGCGGGCGCTCGCTGTCCGCCAGCTCCTGCTGGCCGAAGCAGACAGGCAAGAGATCGTCGCCGGTGAGTGCACCGATGTCGAAGGCCGCAAACTGGTCGAGGACGATGCCCGGATCGACGCTCTCCTGGTCGAGAATGTCATGGTGCCGAGCGCAACCATAGAGGAGGCAAGGCGTTTCTATGACAACCACACCGACCGCTTCTGCAGCGAGACCTTGATCGAGGCGGAGCATATCCTGTTTTCCGCCAGCCCGGAGGATGAGTTCAACTACAGCCTGGCAGTGGGCGATGCGCGGATGGCCATTCGCGAGCTCGAGAAAAACCCTGCCTGTTTCGCTGAGCTGGCCAAGGCCAAATCTGCCTGTCCGTCGAAAGAGCAAGGCGGCAATCTCGGCCAGGTCGGGAAGGGTCAGACGGTCGCGGAGTTCGAGCAGGCGCTGTTCGGGTTGGCAGAAGGCGAGCTGTGCCGCGATCCGGTAAAGTCACCCTATGGCGTGCATGTGATCCGTGCCGGGCGCCGCGCCGAGGGCAGGCAATTGCCGTTCGAAGTGGTCGAGCAATCGATCCGCAACTATCTGGAGGAGGCAAGCTACCGCAAGGCCATGTCCCAGTATCTGTCGATCCTTGCCAGTGAAACCGAGATCGAAGGCGTCGATCTCGCTGCGGCAGAAGGTCCGCTGGTTCAGTGAACGATCATCGTATCCGAGATGTTCTGCCGTTGGCGTCAGGCGGCTCCACGCGGCTGAGCGATAGTATCGGGCGGCGCTTCGAATATCTGCGCCTTTCGCTGACCGAGGTCTGCAACTTTCGCTGCACCTATTGCCTCCCGGAGGGATACAAGAAGCCGTGCAATTTGCCGAACGAACTGTCCGTTGAGGAAGTTCGCAGAGCTGTCACGGCCTTTGCACAGCTTGGCCTATGGAAAGTCCGCCTGACGGGCGGGGAACCAACCTTGCGGCGCGATTTCGAAGACGTCGTCCGTACGGTTTCGCAAGTGCCAGGGATCCACAAAGTAGCGATGACCACAAACGGATACCGTCTCGCCCAGCGTGCAAAAGCATGGCGCGATTGCGGTGTGAGCGCGATCAATATCAGCGTGGATTCGCTCGATCCCGCCCGCTTCTCGGCCATCACCGGCCATGACCGGCTTGCCGAGGTGATGCGCGGGATTGATGCTGCCGAGGCTGCGGGGTTTGAGAGCATCAAGCTCAATGCGGTGCTTATGCGCGGAGTGAACGATGATGAGCTGGAGACGATGGTGGAATTCGTGGCCGCCCGCGATCTGTCGCTGCGTTTCATCGAGGTGATGCGAACGAACGACAACGCTTCCTTCTTTGACGAGCGCCATGTCGCGGGGCAGAGCGTCATCGACCGGCTGGAAGCTGTCGGGTGGCAGCGGCTGCCTCGCGAGGTCGGTGCAGGCCCGGCCGTAGAGTTCGGCCATCCGGAGGCGAAGGGCCGCATCGGTATCATAGCCCCCTATTCGAAGGACTTCTGCGCAAGCTGCAATCGCCTGCGATTGTCATCCGACGGTAAATTGCATCTCTGCCTGTTCGGGGATGGCGGTTTCGATCTACGACCGCTGCTGGCAGAGGATTCTGAAACGGACCTGGCGGAGCGCATTCGGACGCTGGTTGGAGCCAAGGCGCCTGCGCATCGCCTGCACGAGGGGAATAGCGGCGCGACACCGCACCTGGCATCGATTGGAGGATAACGCATGGCCGAACTGACGATCAGCGTCGAACTCTGCGGCCGACTGGCCGATCCATGCGGTCCGACTGTCGACATCCCGCTACCAGCAACGGGGCTCCACGTGCCTGACCTCCTGGCGAGTCTGGGCAGCACCTTTCCGCTCCTTCAGGATAGTCTGGCCAAAGGACGGATCCGGGCCTGCATCAACGAAACCATCGTCCCCGACGAAACGGTCGTGAGGCCCGGCGATGTCGTGGCGATCTTTCCTCCGGTGTCCGGTGGATGAGTATGATGGTCGAATTGCATGAGCGGGAGTTCGATCCTGCCGCGCTGCTCGCTCAATTCTCAAGCGAACTCGACGACGAAGGCGCGGTCGTGAGCTTCACTGGCCGCGCGCGTTCGCGGGCAAAGGATGGCGGCGAAGTCGATGCTCTCATTCTGGAGAAGTATCGCGGTGTGACATTGGCTTCGATGCGGGCCATTGCCGAAGAGGCTCATACGCATTTTCCAATCTCGAAAAGCCATGTTGTCCATCGAGTAGGGAGGATATTTCCACGCGAGCCGATCGTCTTTGTCGCCACGGCGTCTGCGCATCGGCGCGCCGCCTTCGAAGCTGCCGATTACATGATGGACCGGCTGAAGACCGAGGCCGTGTTCTGGAAACGCGAAGAGTATGAGAGTGGATCAAGCTGGATCGAACCGACCGATCAGGACCATTTGGACAATGCACGCTGGGATAGGCGCGCAAGTGAGGATTTATGCCGGGAATCGATGAAAGTCTGACCTTCTATCCTTTAGGTATCGCGGTTCTCACGATCTCCGACACTCGCACACTTGAGACCGACACGTCAGGTGGCTTGCTCGCCGAACGCCTGCAATCGGCGGGGCATGAGCTCATTGCGCGCGATATCGTGAAGGATGAGATCGAAGATATTCGCGCTTGCCTGCTCGAGTGGCTCGCCAATCCCGAAATCGAGATCATCTTGACCACCGGCGGGACTGGGTTTTCGCCGCGCGATCATACGCCGGAAGCTGTCAAGCCACTCCTCAAACGCAAAATGGATGGCTTCTCGGTGGCCTTTCACCAGAAGAGCATGCAAAGCGTTGGCGTTGCAACCATGCAGTCGCGCGCGTTTGCAGGACAGGCGGGGGATGCTTTCATCTTTTGCGTGCCCGGTTCAACCGGAGCCTGCCGGGATGCCTGGGACGGCTTGCTTGAATTGGAATTCGATAGCCGTCACAAGCCATGCTCGATCGCGGGCGCGTTGCCGCGACTGCGGGATGTCTGCGCTTGATTACGGTTGATGAGGCGCTTGCTCGGCTTGAAGCTGAAGTCAGACCTCTGGCGATAGAGGAGGTCGCACTTGCCTGCGCAACCGGGCGCGTACTCGCCGAGCCGGTAACAGCTCGCAGTGCCGCGCCGCGCATGGCAGTTGCGGCAATGGATGGATATGCGGTTCTGGACGCCTCCACATCTCCAGACGAGCCGATCAGGGTGGTGGGCGAAAGCCGCGCGGGATTGAGCTTCTCGGGAGAGGTTGGGCCGGGTGAGGCCGCGCGCATTTTCACTGGCGCTCCAATGCCAAAAGGCACTGACCGCTGCATCATGCAAGAATATGCTGAGCGCGAGGGCGGGATCGTGCGCTTTGCTGAGGGCTATGGCCCCGGTTGGCACGTTCGCAGCGCTGGCAGTGACTTTGCGGCGGGTGACGTCCTGCTGGAGGCGGGAACACGTTTGTCACCTCGTGCAATGATCGCAGCGGCCGCTGCAGACCAGGCGACGGTGCAGGTTCATGCACAGCCAAAGGTCGCTATCATAGGCACCGGAGACGAACTGGCGCTTCCCGGGCTGGCCCATCTTCGTGCCGACGCCATTCCTGAAAGCGTGACGCTTGGCATTGCGGCCATGGCTGAGCAGGCTGGGGCAAGGATTGTCGATCGGGTGGTCGGTGAGGACGCCTTGCCCGCTCTTGAGCGACTTGCCGGTAAGGTGCTGGACCTTGCCGATGTCGTGATTGTGACCGGCGGCGCTTCGGTTGGTGAGCGCGATTTTGCCAAGCCCATGTTTGCGCCGCACGGGCTCGAATTGCTGTTCGCCAAAGTCGCGATGAAACCGGGGAAGCCTGTGTGGCTGGGAAGGGCAAAGGGCAAGTGGGTGCTCGGGCTTCCCGGTAATCCGACATCCGCCATGGTCACGGCGCGGTTGTTCCTGGTGCCGCTGCTTGCGAAGCTGCAAGGCCAGGCAATCGGCAAGGTCTTGCACTGGCGGGAGTTGCCGCTTGAAGGGACGATACCCGAAACGGGCAGCCGTGAGACCTTCGTTCGCGCCTCTTGGGGTGAGCGCGGATTGCACCCACTCAGCAATCAGGAAAGCGGCGCCCAGGCCGCGCTCGCTCAAGCGGATTGGCTTATACGCTGCACGCCCGGAGGTTCAGCCCGCGCATCGGGTGATATGGTAGTGGCGACCGAGTTCTAGCCTTAGTTTGATGCCACTGGGAGCATAGCAATGGTGACATTAAGGACTATGGAGCGGCATCGCGCATGGCAGGGTCCAGCTGTGCTGAGCTTTGGCTTCCGCCCATTCTTTCTGCTGGGAGCGATATGGGCCGCGGCGGCGATGATCCTCTGGATTGCTATGCTCTCCGGGCGACTTGCGCTGCCCACGGTGTTCGATCCGGTGAGCTGGCACGCCCATGAATTCCTGTTTGGCTATTTGGGCGCGATTATTGCCGGGTTCCTGTTGACGGCGGTTCCCAATTGGACCGGGCGATTACCAGTCACCGGATGGGCGCTGGGCGGACTTGTGGTGCTGTGGATTGGGGGCCGCTTGGCAGTTTCCGTTTCGCATTATCTCGATCCGATCGCGGTCGCCTCTGCCGATCTTGCCATGCTCCTCGTATTAGCTGGGCTCCTAGGCCGGGAGATTGTCGTCGGGAAAAACTGGCGCAACCTGCCGGTGGTGGCATTGCTCGTCGTGTTCTGTCTTGCGAATGGACTGTTCCACTGGGAATTTGCGAAAGGGACCTTTGCTGCGCAGGGCTACGGGCTGCGTCTTGGACTAGGCGCCGCGGTGTTGATGATCTCTCTTATCGGGGGCCGCATCGTTCCCTCTTTCACGCGCAACTGGCTGGTGAAACAAGGGGAGGAACGATTGCCCGTCCCGCCGATGCAGGTCTTCGACAAGATCGCACTGGCTGGCTTGCTGGCTGCCGTCTTGTGTTGGCTGGTCAAACCGGATGCACTAGTCACAGCCGTGTTTCTCGCGATTGCCGGTGTGCTCCACCTTGTTAGGCTTATGCGCTGGGCCGGGGATCGGACAGGAGCGGAGCCGCTCGTCTTTGTCTTGCACGCCGGCTACTTCTTCATACCGCTCGGCGCATTGGCTGGCGCAGCCGAAACTTTTGGCTATGGTTTCGTAGGAGCGGGGACGGCGCAACACCTCTGGATGGCAGGCGGGATCGGCCTCATGACCCTAGCCGTCATGACCCGCGCAACGCTTGGTCATACCGGGCGGGAGCTGACTGCAGGGGGAAGGACAAGTGCTATTTACGTCGCGGTTGTTTTGGCAGTAGCGGCCAGGCTCGCCGCGGGGGTCTGGCCCGGTCATGCGCTGCTGCTTCACGGCGTTTCGGGAGCGGCATGGATTGCGGCCTTTGGCGGGTTTGCGGTGGTTTACGGCCCCCTGCTGTTGCGACCGCGCAAA
This genomic interval carries:
- the narJ gene encoding nitrate reductase molybdenum cofactor assembly chaperone, with the translated sequence MKSLHLLSLLLQYPSLDLQAVSGEIRQRLNDDRSLQAKSVEALNPLLTRLATSDIYDVQEAYVELFDRGRAHSLHLFEHVHGESRDRGQAMVDLRERYLAAGLEPTGNELPDYLPLFLDYCSTLPDEAARDTLAEPGVVLVALAARLAEKGSDYAPLFALLCDIAGVEMDEEAKNALPPAEDPESLEELDAQWEEEEIRFGAEAVPDPNAACPKVGEMLDRMRETPAIQSSARS
- the narI gene encoding respiratory nitrate reductase subunit gamma, which produces MEDFIHHLLYGIYPYIALAILAIGSIIRFDREPYTWRSGSSQLLRRKQLMVGSVLFHVGVLFIFVGHLVGLLTPIALFDALGISHGAKQLLAIVAGGIAGVAAIIGATLLIHRRFFDPRVRAASNFSDNMIILILWVQLALGLATIPLSAGHLDGHEMVKFMNWAQGIFTFQGDAASYIADVHIIFKLHLFLGLTIFVLFPFTRLVHMLSAPVRYLWRGGYQVVRSRKSLSHG
- a CDS encoding peptidylprolyl isomerase yields the protein MADFLEHPKVVVGGVEIPAAAIAAEVQNHPAPDAEEAWQEAARALAVRQLLLAEADRQEIVAGECTDVEGRKLVEDDARIDALLVENVMVPSATIEEARRFYDNHTDRFCSETLIEAEHILFSASPEDEFNYSLAVGDARMAIRELEKNPACFAELAKAKSACPSKEQGGNLGQVGKGQTVAEFEQALFGLAEGELCRDPVKSPYGVHVIRAGRRAEGRQLPFEVVEQSIRNYLEEASYRKAMSQYLSILASETEIEGVDLAAAEGPLVQ
- the moaA gene encoding GTP 3',8-cyclase MoaA, giving the protein MNDHRIRDVLPLASGGSTRLSDSIGRRFEYLRLSLTEVCNFRCTYCLPEGYKKPCNLPNELSVEEVRRAVTAFAQLGLWKVRLTGGEPTLRRDFEDVVRTVSQVPGIHKVAMTTNGYRLAQRAKAWRDCGVSAINISVDSLDPARFSAITGHDRLAEVMRGIDAAEAAGFESIKLNAVLMRGVNDDELETMVEFVAARDLSLRFIEVMRTNDNASFFDERHVAGQSVIDRLEAVGWQRLPREVGAGPAVEFGHPEAKGRIGIIAPYSKDFCASCNRLRLSSDGKLHLCLFGDGGFDLRPLLAEDSETDLAERIRTLVGAKAPAHRLHEGNSGATPHLASIGG
- a CDS encoding MoaD/ThiS family protein — encoded protein: MAELTISVELCGRLADPCGPTVDIPLPATGLHVPDLLASLGSTFPLLQDSLAKGRIRACINETIVPDETVVRPGDVVAIFPPVSGG
- a CDS encoding molybdenum cofactor biosynthesis protein MoaE; the encoded protein is MSMMVELHEREFDPAALLAQFSSELDDEGAVVSFTGRARSRAKDGGEVDALILEKYRGVTLASMRAIAEEAHTHFPISKSHVVHRVGRIFPREPIVFVATASAHRRAAFEAADYMMDRLKTEAVFWKREEYESGSSWIEPTDQDHLDNARWDRRASEDLCRESMKV
- a CDS encoding molybdopterin-binding protein, with protein sequence MPGIDESLTFYPLGIAVLTISDTRTLETDTSGGLLAERLQSAGHELIARDIVKDEIEDIRACLLEWLANPEIEIILTTGGTGFSPRDHTPEAVKPLLKRKMDGFSVAFHQKSMQSVGVATMQSRAFAGQAGDAFIFCVPGSTGACRDAWDGLLELEFDSRHKPCSIAGALPRLRDVCA
- a CDS encoding molybdopterin molybdotransferase MoeA, whose product is MLDRGRVAATAGCLRLITVDEALARLEAEVRPLAIEEVALACATGRVLAEPVTARSAAPRMAVAAMDGYAVLDASTSPDEPIRVVGESRAGLSFSGEVGPGEAARIFTGAPMPKGTDRCIMQEYAEREGGIVRFAEGYGPGWHVRSAGSDFAAGDVLLEAGTRLSPRAMIAAAAADQATVQVHAQPKVAIIGTGDELALPGLAHLRADAIPESVTLGIAAMAEQAGARIVDRVVGEDALPALERLAGKVLDLADVVIVTGGASVGERDFAKPMFAPHGLELLFAKVAMKPGKPVWLGRAKGKWVLGLPGNPTSAMVTARLFLVPLLAKLQGQAIGKVLHWRELPLEGTIPETGSRETFVRASWGERGLHPLSNQESGAQAALAQADWLIRCTPGGSARASGDMVVATEF
- a CDS encoding NnrS family protein, which encodes MERHRAWQGPAVLSFGFRPFFLLGAIWAAAAMILWIAMLSGRLALPTVFDPVSWHAHEFLFGYLGAIIAGFLLTAVPNWTGRLPVTGWALGGLVVLWIGGRLAVSVSHYLDPIAVASADLAMLLVLAGLLGREIVVGKNWRNLPVVALLVVFCLANGLFHWEFAKGTFAAQGYGLRLGLGAAVLMISLIGGRIVPSFTRNWLVKQGEERLPVPPMQVFDKIALAGLLAAVLCWLVKPDALVTAVFLAIAGVLHLVRLMRWAGDRTGAEPLVFVLHAGYFFIPLGALAGAAETFGYGFVGAGTAQHLWMAGGIGLMTLAVMTRATLGHTGRELTAGGRTSAIYVAVVLAVAARLAAGVWPGHALLLHGVSGAAWIAAFGGFAVVYGPLLLRPRKTG